The Arthrobacter sp. OAP107 DNA segment CACCCGCTCGATGGGCAGCCGCTGCACCTTGGTGCGGTGCGAATAGCGCGAGATGCGGGCGGTGCCGGTGTCGACGACGTACTTGATACCCGGCACCGTCAGGGAGGTCTCGGCCACGTTGGTGGCCAACACGATCCTCCGCTTGCTGCCCGGATTGAAGACCCGGTGCTGCTCCTGCAGGCTCAGCCGTGCGAACAGCGGCAGGACCTCGGTGCCGGCCAGCCGCCGGTTGGACTGGATCCTGGCCTGCAGCGCGTCCGCGGCGTCCCGGATCTCCCGCTCGCCGGAGAAGAAGATGAGGATGTCGCCCGGCGCTTCCAGGGCGAGCTCGTCGACGGCGTCGCACACCGCGTCCAGCGGGTCCCGGTCCTCCTCGAGTTCATCGTCGGACGAGTTGTCTTCGTCATCGCCGGCGGATGGGCCGCCGGCCGGCTGGGAGAGCGGCCGGTAGCGGATCTCCACCGGGAAAGTGCGGCCGGAAACCTCAACGATGGGCGCAGCTTCCTCGTCCGAGCCGAAGTGCTTCGCGAAACGTTCAGGATCGATGGTGGCGGAGGTGATGATCACCTTCAGGTCCGGCCGCTGCGGCAGGATCCGCTTGAGGTAGCCGAGGATGAAGTCGATGTTCAGGCTGCGTTCGTGGGCCTCATCGATGATGATCGCGTTGTATTTGCGGAGCAGCTTGTCGCGCTGGATTTCGGCCAGCAGGATGCCGTCGGTCATCAGTTTGACCTTGGTGGACTTGCTCACCTCGCCGGTGAAACGGACCTGGAAGCCCACTTCCTGCCCGATGTCCACGCCGAGTTCGGAGGCGATGCGTTCGGCCACCGTGCGGGCTGCGAGGCGCCGCGGCTGGGTGTGGCCGATCAGGCCGTTCTCGCCCAGGCCCAGCTCCAGGCACATCTTTGGGATCTGGGTGGTTTTTCCGGAACCGGTCTCGCCGGCAATGATTGTCACCTGGTTGGCGGCAATCGCGGCCATCAGGTCCTCGCGGCGCTCGGAAACCGGCAGCGCGGCGGGGTAGGAGATGTGAAAAGTCATGGCTCCTCCAAGTCTACTGCCGCGTAAAAGGACCCGGCGTGCGCCGGGTCCTTGGTTTGGGTGGACGGATTGTGGTTGGTGACGGCTGACAGCTGTGCGCCCCTAGAAGATACGCATGGTGTAGTTGCTGCTGGGCAGGTCCAGTGCGGACCAGTCCCGGGCCGAGTGCTCGGGCGGGGTGTGGCCGCGGCCGTCCCTGAGGATGGCGCCGACGGTGGCTGCAGCTGCAACGAGGACCAGGACGAGGAGGGCGATTCCGAAGATTTCCATGTCTCCATGGTTCTCCCGCGGAACCTTCGAAAGAAGTGGCAGAAATGCCTAAAAAGTACAATTTTCTGCCATACTGGAAACATGCTCAAGACAGTGGCAGTTATAGCGGTTCCCAACTTCTCGATCTTCGAGTTCGGTACCGCTTTTGAGGTGTTTGGCATCGACCGTTCGGACCGCGGTACCGGGGTGCCGCAATTCGACTTCCGCGTGTGCGCGCCGGTGCCCGGGGACGTTCCGTTGAAGTCCGGCCTCACCATGAACGTGAGCCTCGGCCTGGAAGCCGCCGCCGATGCCGACCTGGTGATCATGACGCCTTACGGCCGGGAGGAAGATGTGCCGGAGTCGGTCCTTGATGCACTACGGGCGGCGCACGCCCGGGGGGCCTGGGTGATGTCGATTTGCTCCGGCGCTTTTGCTTTGGCCAGGGCCGGGCTGCTGGACGGACGCCGGTGCACCACGCACTGGCACTACTCAGGCAAGCTGGCCGCCCAGTACCCCAAAGTCCTGGTGGACGAGAACGTCCTTTATGTCGAGGACAGCAGGATCATCACCAGTGCCGGAACAGCAGCGGGCATTGACGCCTGCCTGCATCTGGTGAGGAACGAGTTCGGGGCTGCCGTGGCGGCCGCCATCGCCCGGGACATGGTGGTTCCGCCGCACCGCGACGGCGGCCAGGCCCAGTTCATTGACAGGCCCATGCCCGAATGCGGCTCCCAGCCCATGGAGGAACTCCTCAGGTGGATGGTGGAGAACCTGGACGAGGAACATCCCGTCCAGGAGCTCGCCGCCCGGGTGCACATGTCGCCGCGCACGTTTGCCCGGCGGTTCCGCGCTGAAACAGGGGCCACCCCGGCCGCGTGGCTCAATTCGCAGCGGGTCCTGCGCGCCCAGGAGCTGCTGGAGTCCACGGAGCTGAACATCGACGAGGTGGCGCGGCAGTCGGGGTTCGGCCACCCCGTGCTGCTCCGGCACCATTTCGCCAAGGTGCTGGACACGAGTCCGCAGTCCTACCGCCGCGCCTTCCGCGGTCAAATGGCTCCGGCGGGCTAGGTCCCGGCCTTCAGCCGGAGCGTGATTCTTCAGCAGCCGCCCGAGTCGACTCCACGAGGACGCGCCACGGCCCGGTGACTGCCGTCTCCGGCAGTGTGGCGCGGCGCTGGCCGGCGCGGATGGAGTACATGAAGCGGTCCGGCTGCCCGTCCGCCGCCTGCCGGGGATCGTCGACGGCGTCCCAGGGGCACGCTTCGACGAGCGGCTGCCATCGGCTTTTGTCAGTGGACGTCACGGCCTGCACCGTCCAGACACGGGTGACTGCGGCTATTCCGCCGCTGCGCTCGACTGTGATTTTCATGGCGAGGTTCCCGGGTTTCCGCGGCTGCCGGGAAGCGGAGTGTCACATGCCCGGCGTCGGTTAGAGCTTTACCTTCACAGTCTCCCACGCCCCGCGCACGGCGTCATGCTCTGCGGACTCCTCTCCAAACAGTTCCTTCGCCGTTGCCGCGGTGGCTTTGGCGAAGGCTGTGAACGTGGTGGTGGGGCTCAGCGAGCCACCTGTCAGAGTCTCGTACCAGATCTGGCCCGGCGCATCCCAGGCGTTCCCGCCCAGCGTCTGGGCGACGAGGCAGAACGCCCGGTTCGGAATGCCGGAGTTGATGTGGACCCCACCGTTGTCTGACCGGGTGCGGACATAGGAGTCCATGGAGTCCGGCTGCGGGTCCTTGCCGAGGACGTCGTCGTCGTAGGCCGTTCCCGGTGCCTTCATGGAGCGCAGGGCGGATCCCTGGACCTGCGGCGTGAACAGGCCCTCACCGATCAGCCAGGACGCCTCGGCGGTGGTCTGCTTCCGGAAATACTGCTCCACGAGGGCGCCGAAAACGTCGGAGACGGATTCGTTGAGGGCCCCGGCCTGGTTGCGGTAGGCGAGCCCGGCTGAAAACTGCGTGACGCCATGGGTCAGTTCGTGGCCGATCACGCTGAGTGAGCGGGTGAAGCGTTCGAAGACCTCG contains these protein-coding regions:
- a CDS encoding helix-turn-helix domain-containing protein yields the protein MLKTVAVIAVPNFSIFEFGTAFEVFGIDRSDRGTGVPQFDFRVCAPVPGDVPLKSGLTMNVSLGLEAAADADLVIMTPYGREEDVPESVLDALRAAHARGAWVMSICSGAFALARAGLLDGRRCTTHWHYSGKLAAQYPKVLVDENVLYVEDSRIITSAGTAAGIDACLHLVRNEFGAAVAAAIARDMVVPPHRDGGQAQFIDRPMPECGSQPMEELLRWMVENLDEEHPVQELAARVHMSPRTFARRFRAETGATPAAWLNSQRVLRAQELLESTELNIDEVARQSGFGHPVLLRHHFAKVLDTSPQSYRRAFRGQMAPAG
- a CDS encoding protealysin inhibitor emfourin — encoded protein: MKITVERSGGIAAVTRVWTVQAVTSTDKSRWQPLVEACPWDAVDDPRQAADGQPDRFMYSIRAGQRRATLPETAVTGPWRVLVESTRAAAEESRSG
- a CDS encoding M4 family metallopeptidase, whose amino-acid sequence is MVCSIVPPYILRRLAAQGSPRFSAVARAAREALLHVGAVHAARMTAPSAPAGVRQLQPAPVNRSVFDAQAGESLPGQVVRKEGDAATGDPAVDEAYDGLGHTHSLYADAFGRNSIDGMGMPLKASVHFGKLYDNAFWDGQQMVFGDGDGEVFERFTRSLSVIGHELTHGVTQFSAGLAYRNQAGALNESVSDVFGALVEQYFRKQTTAEASWLIGEGLFTPQVQGSALRSMKAPGTAYDDDVLGKDPQPDSMDSYVRTRSDNGGVHINSGIPNRAFCLVAQTLGGNAWDAPGQIWYETLTGGSLSPTTTFTAFAKATAATAKELFGEESAEHDAVRGAWETVKVKL